The genome window CAGGGCGATGTACAGGGCCTCGAAGCAGCCGATGGTGATGATCATGTCGTCCGGTCGCACCGGGCAGCCGGTTTCCATGTGCAGCATGGCGATCTGCCTGCGCAGCTCGGCGTTGCCCGGGATGATGTCGTATTCCAGGGCGTCTTCGGGGTGCTCGCGCATGACCTGGGACATGACCCGGCTCATTTCCTTGACCGGCAGCAGGTCCGCAGTGGGCTCGAACACGTTCAGGGGCACCATCTCCTTGTCGCCCACCGCCTCCAGCACCGTGCGGATGAGTCCGCTGCGGGTCACGGGGCGGGCCTCGTCCGTGGTCTCGCAGACCGTGTCCGGCGTGGGCATGCGTGGAGCGCTTCGGCGCACGAAAAAGCCGGAACGGGGCCGGGATTCGATGATCCCCTTGCCCTCCAGCTCCACGTAGGCCTGGTTCACGGTGCTGATGCTCACCCCCAGGTCGCGGCTCATCCCGCGCAGGGATGGCAGCTTGTCGCCCATGTTCAGCGCGCCCGAGTCGATCATGCCCAGAAGATGCTTTTCGACCGTCTGGTAACGGAAGTTGTCCTGTTCCAATACGCCCATGTCCGGCTGCTCCCCCCGGCGCCTTTGCCTTGTTGCCGCGCAACAGGCAGGCCCTCGGGTCTTGCCTCATGCTTTCCGGCCGTGGCTGCCTTTATGGGGGAGCGGCCAGTGTGCATGATGACAATCTGTTATGGTTGAAATTCTGAATAACTGTATCTGTACCGATGACAGATAATGGGGTTTACTGCAATCCACGATAGGGAGAATCTTCCGGAATGGTCCGGAGGAGAACATGGATAGAGAGGAAATGGAAAAAGTCATTGAACGAAAACAGGCTTCGGTCTGGCTGGAGGCGGCGCGCAGGTTCGCGCCCCTGGCCATGGGCTACATCCCGGTGGGGCTGGCCTATGGCGTGCTGGCCCAGAAGAGCGGCCTTTCCGTATGGAACACGGTGCTCATGTCCGTGTTCGTGTATGCGGGGTCCTCGCAGCTCATCGCCGTGGCCATGTTCGCGGTGGGCGCTTCGGCCATGAGCATCATTGCGGCCACCTTCATCGTCAACCTGCGGCACCTGCTCATGTCCGCGGCCCTGACGCCGTACCTGAAGAAATGGAAGCTTTCGGAACTGGCCGCGTTCTCCTTTGAGATGACCGACGAGACATTCGCCCTGCATTCCGCCCGGTTCAGCGAAGGCGACATGGACAGGCGGCTGACCTTCTGCATCAACCTGCTGGCCCATTCGGTCTGGGTGGCGGCCTCCTTTGCCGGGGCCCTGGCGGGCAGCGGCATACCGGACGTGGAGCCCCTGGGCATGGATTTCGTGCTCCCGGCCATGTTCATCGCCCTGTTGGCCATGCAGGCCAAGAACGGGCTGCACTGGCTGGTGGCCGGTTTTTCCGGGCTGGTCTCGGTGGTCCTGCTCCAGGCCGGTTTCGAGCAGTGGAGCGTGATTCTGGCGACGGTTCTCGGTGCAACCCTTGGCGCGGGAGTGATGGCGTGGAACAACAGGTAGTCTTTTTCATCATCCTGGGCATGTGCGCGGTGACCTACATTCCGCGCGTGGCCCCCATGCTGGTGCTGGCGTCGAGGTCCATGCCCGAATCCGTGGTGCGCTGGCTTTCCTTCGTGCCCACGGCCGTGCTCTCGGCCATGCTGGTCCCGGCCATTGTATCGCCGGGCGGCGAGCTGGCCCTGGACGGCGGCAACCTCTTTCTCTGGGCCGGGGTGCCCGCGTTCGTGCTGGCGGTCTGGACCCGCAGCTTTTTCGGCACCATTGCCCTGGGCATGGCCATCGTGGCCGGGGCACGGTACTTTTTGATGTAACCGGCAACACGCAGGCGGTTCTGTATTTCAGGCTTTCCTCTCCTCAACAAAACGGAAGGCGCGGCCGCAAACCTGGCGGAAGGCGACCGCAACCCACCTGCATACCTATAATCCCCGGCCCCTCATTGCCGGGGATTATCCTTTTCGGACAAGAACATTTTTTTGGAATACTACGGACGAAACAAGGAGTTGTTATGAAGACCATCGGTCTGTTGGGAGGCATGAGCTGGGAATCCACAGTCACCTACTATCAGCTTGTGAACCGGGGCGTGGGCGAGCGCCTGGGCGGCTGGCACTGCGCCGAGATCGCCATGTTCAGCGTCGATTTCAACGAATACGTGGACTGCATGCGGGCCGGGCAGTGGGACCGGATCGGCGAGAAGCTGTCCGACGGCGCGCGCCGCGTGGAGGCCGCCGGGGCCGACCTGCTGCTCATCTGCACCAACACCATGCACAAGATGGCCGATGTCGTGGCCGGGAGCGTGAATATCCCGCTCATCCACATCGGCGACGCCACGGCGGAGGCGGTCAAGGCCGATGGCCTTTCCTCGGTGGGGCTGCTGGGCACGGCCTTCACCATGGAGGACGGCTTCCTGCGCGACCGGCTGGCCGGGCACGGCATCGAGACCCTGGTGCCGGAAAAGGAGGACCGCGACCGGGTGCACGCCATCATTTTCGACGAGCTGGTCAAGGGAGTGATCACCGATGAA of Salidesulfovibrio onnuriiensis contains these proteins:
- a CDS encoding AzlD domain-containing protein, whose translation is MEQQVVFFIILGMCAVTYIPRVAPMLVLASRSMPESVVRWLSFVPTAVLSAMLVPAIVSPGGELALDGGNLFLWAGVPAFVLAVWTRSFFGTIALGMAIVAGARYFLM
- a CDS encoding AzlC family ABC transporter permease, coding for MDREEMEKVIERKQASVWLEAARRFAPLAMGYIPVGLAYGVLAQKSGLSVWNTVLMSVFVYAGSSQLIAVAMFAVGASAMSIIAATFIVNLRHLLMSAALTPYLKKWKLSELAAFSFEMTDETFALHSARFSEGDMDRRLTFCINLLAHSVWVAASFAGALAGSGIPDVEPLGMDFVLPAMFIALLAMQAKNGLHWLVAGFSGLVSVVLLQAGFEQWSVILATVLGATLGAGVMAWNNR
- a CDS encoding aspartate/glutamate racemase family protein is translated as MKTIGLLGGMSWESTVTYYQLVNRGVGERLGGWHCAEIAMFSVDFNEYVDCMRAGQWDRIGEKLSDGARRVEAAGADLLLICTNTMHKMADVVAGSVNIPLIHIGDATAEAVKADGLSSVGLLGTAFTMEDGFLRDRLAGHGIETLVPEKEDRDRVHAIIFDELVKGVITDESRAEYLRIINDLRRRGAQGVVLGCTEIGLLVGPDDTDLPLFDTAVIHAGAAVEAALG